The Candidatus Cloacimonadaceae bacterium DNA window GGAGCTCGATCTGGTGGAGATTTCTCCCAATATCGATCCTCCGGTTTGCCGTATTCTGGACTTTAGTAAGTACTATTTCCAAAAGGAAAAGAAAGCTAAGGAAGCCAAAAAGAAACAACACGAAGTGGAAATCAAAGAGATCAAGTTTGGTCCCAATACCGAGGAACACGATTTTAACTTCAAGAAAAACAATGCCGTCAAATTCCTCAAACAGCATAACAAAGTGAAATTCACCGTGCGTTTCAGGGGACGTCAGATGGCGCACAAGGAATTGGGGTACAGGGTATTGGAAAAACTCAAAGCCGATCTGCATTCGATTGCGGACGTCGATGCGGAGCCAGTATCCGATCGCAACCTGCTTTCCATGATCATGAGCCCCAAAAAGGAAATCGACCGCATTCTGGAAAAGCTGAGCAAAACAGAAGAGACGCCGATCCAACCGGAAGCTGAGGTAACGGAAACACCCGCTCCTGACGGCGAACCGACTGAAAATAAATAAACATCCTGGTATCAGGATACATAGATTCCATCAGTCCGCGACCCGGACTGAGGTGTATAATACGCGAAAAAACACAAGGAGATAAAGATGCCTAAGATCAAGACAAACCGTTCCGCAGCAAAGCGGTTCAAGGTTACCGGCTCGGGCAAGATCGTGCGCCACCACGCCAAGAGCGCTCATATCAAAACCAAGAAATCCCCCAAGCTGAAACGCCACTTGCGTGCCAGCGCGATCGTCCGTAAATGCGATGAAGGTAGAATCCGTCGCATGCTTGTATTGTAAAGGAGAATAACGATGCCAAGATCAACTAATAATCCAGCCGCACACCGCAGAAGAAAGAAATATTTGCTCGCAGCCAGAGGCTTCTTTGGCCGCAGAGGAACCATCTATCGCGTTGCCCGTCAGACTGTCGAACGCGGACTCGCCTTTTCCTTTGCTCACCGCAAACAGAAAAAGAGAGTTTTTCGCCGCCTGTGGATCGTCCGTATCAATGCCGCCTGCAGGATCAACGATATGTCCTACAGCAGGTTTATCAACGGCTTGCACAAAGCCAATATCGAGATTAACCGCAAAACCCTCGCCCATCTGGCATGGCACGATAGCGACGCCTTCGCCAAATTGGTGGAAATCGCCAAGGGAATCTGAGCCGACATTTTGTTGCTGACGCGGCAGACGGGATTCGTTTGTTGCTCCAGAAAACGGTGCATCAGTGCATAGCAACCTCGATTAAGAAAAACGGGAGATTTAGTGCAAAGCCAATTGATGGAATTGGTCGCGCGGGCAAAAACCGACATCACCGCCTGCGCAAGCCCAAATGATATACTCAATGTCCGGTCGCAGTATCTGGGTAAGAAAAGCATGCTCAATGGCCTTTTTGCCCGTCTGCGCGAGCTTTCTGCAGAAGAAAGACCCGCCTTTGGACAATTAATCAATGATGCCCGCGTTGAATTGGAAATACTGATCGCCGAGCGGGAAAATCAGATCAAAATCCAAAGCTGGGAAAAGCAAAGCTCCGCACTGCAGATGGATATCACTCTGCCGGGGATAGCAAATGAGCGGGGAGGATTCCATCCGCTCACGATCATCCGCAACCGCATCGACGAAGTCTTTCTCAGCATGGGTTTTGAAATCGCTGAGGGCTTGGATATCGAAGACGAATTCCACAATTTTGACGCGCTGAATACTCCAGAAGACCATCCTTCGCGGAATCTGGCGGATACTTTCTATCTGGACAACGGTAAGCTGCTGCGGACTCAAACCTCCACAGTGCAGATCCGGGTGATGGAAAGCTATCCTCCGCCGATCAGGATCATTTCCGCCGGTAGATGCTACCGCAACGACAAGCCTGATCCCTCGCACTCCCCCGTCTTTCATCAAGTGGAAGCGCTCGTGGTGGATAAAGGCATATCCATGGCGGATCTGCAGGACTCGCTACAGGCTTTTGCAAACATCATGTTTGGCAGCAAGGTGCGCTCCCGTATCAGACCCCATTTCTTTCCTTTCACTGAGCCCAGCGCAGAGATCGATATCAGTTGCGTGAGCTGTCAGGGAACAGGTTGCCGCATCTGCAAACACTCCGGCTGGCTTGAAATGGGTGGTGCCGGCATGGTCGATCCCACCGTGTTCACAACCGTGGGCATCGATCCTGAGATCTATTCCGGATTCGCTTTCGGACTCGGCATCGAACGCATCGCCATGCTCAAGTATAACATTCCGGACATGCGCATCCTGTTTGAAAACGACATCCGCATGCTGCGCCAATTCAGTGGTGAATCGTCATGAAGATATCCTACCGCTGGCTCAGCCAATACATCGATCTGCCGGAAAGCGTCGATGACCTGAAACGATATCTCACTTTCTCCGGCATCGAAGTCGAAGGCATTCAGACCATTCCCGCCCTGCCGGAAAGCGTCGTCTCGGCAAAGGTCGTCAGTGCTGAAAAACTCGAAGGCAGCGATCATCTGATTATCTGCAAGGTCGATGCCGGAAACGGTGCAGAGCCTTATCAGGTGGTTTGCGGCGCGCCCAATTGCCAAAGCGGCATGATCGGCATTCTCGCTCTACCCGGCACTCAACTCAAAGACCTTCTGATCAAGAAAACAAAACTACGCGGAATCGAATCCAGCGGTATGCTCTGTTCGGAAAGAGAATTGGGAATATCGGATAATCATGCCGGTATCATTGAGCTGGCGGAAGATACACCCATCGGCATATCGGTCAATGAGTTATATGATTTTCCGGATAGCATATTCGAGCTCGAGATCACTCCCAACCGCTCCGATCTGTTAGGTTATTTTGGCATTGCCAGAGATCTCTCGGCATCGATGGGCAAGGCTTTGAAGCTTCCCACCCTACCCGATATTCCCACAGAAATATGCGAAACTCAGGGATTGAAACTAATCCTCAAAGAACCTGAACTCTGTCCTCGTTATACCGCGCGTTTGATTTTCAATGTGACGGTCTGCCAATCGCCGCTGTGGTTGAAAAGCTTACTGATTAAATCAGGGCTCAGACCCATCAACAACATCGTCGATATCACCAATTATGTGATGCTCGCGACCGGGCATCCGCTGCACGCCTTTGATTATCATACACTTGCCAAGATGGATGAAACCGATCCCCACCCCGCCATCGTGGTGCGCAAAGCTTTTGTAAACGAACCTTTCGCCGCGCTTGATGGAAAGGACTATATCCTGGAAGGTGACGAACTTGTGATCGCGGATGGAGAGAAAGCTTCAGCCATCGCAGGTGTAGTCGGTGGTCGGGTATCCGCCATCACGGATGAGACGACGGCAATCGTTTTGGAATCCGCTGCTTTTTACCCCGGCTCGATCCGCAAGACGGCATTTAAGCACAAGATTTCCACGGACTCTTCCTATCGTTTTGAGCGTCATCTTTGTGATTTCACGCCTCCGCATGCCGGCGCTATGGCGACAAAGCTCATCCTCGAGCTTGCCGGCGGCGAAGTGATCAATGGGTTATACGACGCCTATCCCAAGCCCTGGCAGCCACAATATCTCGCACTACGCCCTCGCAGATTTGAACAGATTATCGGCTACAAAATGCCTGAGGAGCAGATCCTCATCTATCTGGAAAAGTTGGGCTTGAAGTTCCTGCAATATGGAGATTTCCAAGCTGGGCTGATTCCAGATCCAAGCACTATCTACTGTTTCCACGGCGAAGAGGTCAAAGCGGGAATCACGCAGTTTTCTCCCCGCGACGAATGCGTGCACGCTCTCTATTTCAGCGTTCCGCCCTACCGGGTGGATCTGACTCGGGAGATCGATCTGATCGAAGAACTGACAAGGCTGGACGGCTATGACAAGATTCCGCAAAAGACGCCGGTTTCAATGATCATGGATCGCCATGCCTACCGGATCAGAAAGCTGATCGCCGCTCAATTTCGCGATATTGGCTTTTTCGAGACCGTCAGCTACAGTTTCTTGGATCCGGAACAGCTTGTGCAGCTTGGCTTTGACGAAGAGGAGCTAAAACGGGATCTGATCAGATTGATCAATCCGCAAAGCAGCAATCAAAGTGCCATGCGCATCAGCCTGATCCCGCAACTGCTGAATACTCTGAACTATAACATCAATCACGGCGAGCGCGACCTGAAGCTCATGGAAATGGCAAAACTCTATATCAAAAAGGGCGATTCCCACGAAGAACCCTTCCGGCTGACCGCTCTGCTCACCGGGAAAAACGCTTCCGAACACTGGAATAGCAAAGGCGAAAACAGCGGATTCTATCATGTAAAAGGCATCCTTGAGTCGCTATTTACCGCTTTGCAGCTTGACGATTGCCAGGCTCATCCCGCGGAAAAACTCGCTTACCTGCTTCCGGGAGAAAGCCTTGACTATTATTCCGGTGGTATATTCTGCGCCCGCATGGGCAGAATCAATCCCGCCAGCACCGAGACATTTGGCATCGATACGACCACGCTCAAACAGGATATCTGGCTCATTGACGCAGATGTTGAAAACCTGATTATGCTCACTCGGGACTTGCACCACGAGTTTAAATCGCCGCCAAGGTATCCCGCGGTGGTCAGAGACCTTTCTTTTTTGATTTCAAACGAAGTTTCCTGGCAGGATATCCAAACCGCGATCAAAAAGGTGGATCCGGCTTTGATCCACGGCGTCGGCATATTTGACGAGTATCGCGGAAAGCAGGTTCCCGAAGGGTTTCGCAGCATTTCAATCCATTTATTTATGCAAGACGCAGAAAAAACATTGACAGATGAGCGCGTAGATCAGCTTATTGTCTCAACGGTGAAAGTGCTCCAGGATACCTGGCACATTAAAATGAGGTAAAGAATGGAAAACCAAGCATATAGCTTGCAGGATAAGATACAAAAACTGATCGATCAATATACTCTGGACAAGCAGAAACTGGCTGAATTGGACGAGAAGAACAACCTTCTGACCGAAGAAAACATGCAATTGATCAAACAAATCGACGGCGTGAACTTGAGCCAGGCTCAGATCCAAGAACGCACCCAGCAATTGGATACTCAACTGAAATCCCTGGAAAGCAAATACCTGGAACTTCAGAAGACTCTCAGTGGTTTCGAATTGATCGCCACGGATGCGATCAGCAAGATCGACAACATCTTCCCGGAATTCTCAGAAGCATAAGACCAATGAAATCGGTTGAAGTGGATATATTCGGACGCAGGTTTCGCCTACGCAGCCTCGATCCGGATGAAACATTGCAGATAGCATCAGAGATAGACAAGCAGCTCAACGAACTCAAAGACCTCTATGAGCAGCTCGATTTCACCAAGCTATTGCTGCTGCTGGCACTTCAACAACAAGAAAAAGTCCTGAACCTCGGTCGGAAAAACCAGGAACTCAGTGCCGACCTCGAACGCATGAACCAGATGATTGGAAGGATCATCGGTGAGTGAATATACATTGATACGCCTGCGGAACTCGTGATATGGATTGCAGAAAAGCTATTTAAGAATCGGGAATCGAGCCATGAGTGGCGTGCATGCCGGCTAATTCCGGACACATAAAGCTCACAAGGTAGATGCCCACCTGATGCTTGGCTTTTAACGGACAGGCATACACGGTTACCGCGGGTTTTTCGGTTTGGACAAGGCTCCAAGCCAATTCAAAGATATAAGGAATTGATAGATGAACATCGATCTAAACACGATCATTGTAGCTGCAATCGGTGCCGCGGGGGGATTTGTCCTTGCACTGATCATTTACCTCATCCGCCGCAACAACTCTTTCCGCTTGATCTCACAGGCAAAAGAAATCGCCGAGGAGATCAAAACCTCAGCCAAAAAGGAAACCGAAGCCGCTCGCAAATCCGCCATCCTCGAAGCGAAAGACGATTGGTTCAAACAAAAACGCACCCTGGAAGAGGAGATCAAGGAACGCCAGAGAGAGCTGCGTGCCCAGGAAAAAAAATATAGCGAACGCCTCGGCAGCCTGGACAAGCGGCTGGACTCTCAGGACAAAAAGGAAAACTACCTCAGCGAACAGGAACGCAAGCTAAAAACCAAAGAAGATGAAATTGCAAGCAGGAGTCAGGACGCAGAGCGCATTATATCCGACCAGCGCAAAAAGCTTTCCGAGATCGCCGGTCTGAGCCGCGAAGCAGCGATTCAGATCATGCGTGAGGAGCTGATCGGTCAAGCTCGTCAGGTAGCCGCAAACGATGCCAAGCTCACTATCGAACAGCTCAAACTGGACACTAACAAAAAAGCCGCGGATATCCTCTCCACTGCCATCCAACGCATGGCGGCAGATTATGTTTCCGAGACCACGGTCTCCGTCGTATCCCTGCCTTCAGATGAAATGAAGGGTCGCATCATCGGTCGCGAAGGCAGAAACATCCGCACTTTCGAAAAAGCATCAGGCGTGGATCTGATCATCGACGACACTCCGGAAGCGGTGGTGCTATCCTGCTTCGATCCCGTACGTCGTGAAATCGCACGTCTTGCTTTGGGAAAGCTCATCTCCGATGGCAGAATCCACCCCGGCAGAATCGAGGAAGTCATCTCCAAAACCGGTAAGGAAATGGAGGAAACCCTCGTCAAGATCGGTGAAAAAGCAGTATTGGAAACCAATATCCACAACATCTCTCCAAATCTGATCAAGATTCTTGGACGGCTGAACTACCGAACCAGCTATGGTCAAAACGTTTTGCAGCACTCGATCGAAGCAGCTTGGATCTGTGGAATACTGGCAGCGGAACTGGGTCTCGATCAAGAGATCGCGCGCCGTGCCGGCATGCTTCATGACATCGGCAAAGCAGTCGATCACGAATTTGATGGAACCCATGCCATCATCGGCGCCAACCTTGCACGCAAGAATGGGGAAGGCAAGCTCATTGTAAACGCTATCGAAGCTCATCATGAAGAAGTGGAAGCCACCTCCGTCTATGCCGTTCTGGTACAAGCCTCGGACGCCATTTCCGGCGCCCGTCCCGGTGCACGCAGAGAAATGCTGGAAACCTATATGCAGCGCCTCGCCAAGCTCGAAGAGATCGCCAATTCCGTAAACGGCGTCAATAAATCCTATGCCATCCAAGCAGGAAGGGAGCTGCGCATCATCGTGGAACCGGGCACCATAGAAGATTCCCAGACCTCGCTGCTCGCCACAGAAATCGCCGCTCAGATCGAAAAAGAAGTTCAATACCCAGGTCAGATCAAGGTTACCGTCATTCGCGAAACACGTCAAGTCGCCATGGCAAAATAATGCGCGTTCTCTTCTTTGGTGATATCTTCGGCAAATCCGGAAGAAAGGCGTTTCTGGATGGCATCGGCGCTTTGAAAGAAGAATTTCAACCGGATTTTGTCATCGTCAACGGAGAAAACATCGCCGACGGCAAAGGCTTGACGGAACATACTCTGAAACCCCTGCTTGGCGCCGGAGTCGATGCCATTAGCGGTGGAAACCATCTTTGGGATCGCGCGGAATCGCATGAATATATCCGGGCTACTCCGCGCATCGTCAAACCCTTGAACTATCCGGACGCCACGCCCGGGAACAGCTATCACATAATCAACAAGGCGGATAAGAGTTTGGGATTGATTTGTCTCACCGGACAGATGTTCATGCCTCCATCGGATTCTCCCTTCGCCGCTTTTGACAAGTGGTACGCTCAAAACTCTTTACCCTGCGTTCTTTTGGATTTTCATGCGGAATCTACTGCCGAAAAAAGAGCCCTGGGCTGGCACGTCGATGGCAGAATATCAGCAGTGGTGGGCACTCACACTCACATCCAAACCGCGGACGAAGAGATCCTCCCCGGTGGCACTGCCTACATTACGGACGTTGGCATGACCGGTCCGCACGATAGCGTCATCGGCATCAAAAAGTCTATTATCCTGGAAAAGTTCACGACCTGTGTCCCGATCCGCTATGAAGTTTCCGACCGCGGTTTGCAGATCAACGCCGTCTATATCGAGATCGATGAAGAAAGTGGCAAATCACTGTGCATAAAACGGATCCGCCATCACAGCGAATACCAGAGCCAGGGATGAGCAATATGGAAAAGATATTAAGCGGAAAACCGATCGCCAGCGCGATCAAAACCCATATCAAGACCCTCTGCCACGAGCTGGACATCCACCCCGCGATGCTATTGATCCAAGTGGGCACAGACCCCGCCTCGGATTACTATGTGCAAAGCATCGTCAAAAACGGTGAAAAGCTCGGCTTGGAAATCAGTTTGACAAAGCTGCACGTATCGGTTTCCCAGAGCGAACTGCTCGCCATCATCGAAGCTGCCAATCAGGATCCCTCCATTGACGGCATCATGCTGCAAAAGCCTCTGCCAAAGCACATTGACGACATTGCCGCCGGCATGGCGATCGCTCCGGGAAAAGACATCGACAGCCTGAATCCCGGCAATCTTGGCAAGATACTGCTTGAAACCGACAGCCTGCTGCCAAACACGCCCGCCGCGGTCTATGCCACGTTGAAGTATTACCAAGTTCCCGTTCAGGGGAAACATGTAGTGATCATCGGCAGAAGCAGCATAGTAGGCAAGCCTTTGGCAAACATGCTCTTGTGGAAAAACTCAAACGCCAACGCCACCGTCACCGTCTGCCATAGCAAAAGCGAAAACCTGTCCGGAATCACCCAAAGCGCGGACATCCTGATCGCCGCCATCGGCAAAGCCAATTTCGTTTCTGCGGATATGATAAAAAAAGATGCGATCCTCATTGACGTGGGTATCAACGAGGTTTTCGACGCTTCCGGCAAGCAATCATACGTGGGCGACATCGACTATAACTCCTGTTTCTGCAAGGCTTTGGCTATCACTCCCGTGCCCGGTGGCATCGGAGTGATCACTTCCGCATTATTGATGTATAATCTGCTGAAAACCAGATTGATCAAGCTGAATCAAAATAAAAGTATTGACGATTTTCTAAGGATCATTTTTAGTGATAAATAGAAAGATAAAATGACCGACAATGTTTTGGGAGGAATGATGCAAGTAAAGAGTATCAAGCTCTTAACCCTACTGTTAACAGTAACTTTGGCGCTGCTGATCTTCGGCGGATGCGGAAAGTCCGGCACGAGATTTGCCAATCTCGCACCCACGATCAGCATTACATCCTACGAGGGATTTGATGATAGCGCGCTCCTGGCACCCTATGCCAACACAGTTTTTTTGTTCCAGCAACGTATTTATTGGCATGCCACGGATCCGGACGGCATCATCACAGGTTTTGCATATCGCGTGAAAAACCAAAACGGTGATCCCATAGCCACCCCCGGAAACCACTTTGTGGATATGGACGGCAGCGTCACTCCGCAAAACGTGCTTGATCGTTTCGGCCCCGGTTGGGTGATGCACTACATGCCAGGTGCCGATCAGAGCATTCCGCTTTCCAATCCAGAGGCGCGCCGCTGGGTCTGGACTTCTCAAAAATATGCCCTGATCAATTTCCCCGCTTCCGATGCCAACGGCAATCCGCTCACCCTCGAAAGCACCTTCGAAGTGATCGCCATCGACAACCGCGGCGAAATCACTCCGCTCGATCCAAATTATACAGCGCTGCACAGAAGTGTTGCCTGGCGCAAATTCAACGCCACTTCAGCACGCCCGAAATGTATCCTATCCACCACCAAGGGCAATCCCAACGGAGGCGCCGTCGGTTCGGGCATCAAACTGATGTTTTCGATGAAGGATTATGATCCCTTTATCCCTGAAACCCCCTTCAAGTATGAATTCAGGATGCTTAAGGTGCACCCCACCACCGGAGCCCCCATCGCGGGAACCGAAACAGAGTGGTTCAACACAAGTGGACAATACCGCTTGAGCGAATATCTCCTGACCCGCTATACTACTCCAGCCCTCACCTATGACTTTAACGCAAGCAACACCCTGATCTCCAAAACCAAAATCTTTGCCCGCGTTCAAGACCTTGCCGGGGTCGTGTCCTATGCCGATTCGGCATCGATCAATTTTGCCGTCAAGCCCGGTTTCCGGCCCAAGACCATGATCTATCCCCAGAAACTCTATGCCC harbors:
- the infC gene encoding translation initiation factor IF-3 encodes the protein MPKERINNQISASNVRLIGADGRQIGVVSLREALRRAEETELDLVEISPNIDPPVCRILDFSKYYFQKEKKAKEAKKKQHEVEIKEIKFGPNTEEHDFNFKKNNAVKFLKQHNKVKFTVRFRGRQMAHKELGYRVLEKLKADLHSIADVDAEPVSDRNLLSMIMSPKKEIDRILEKLSKTEETPIQPEAEVTETPAPDGEPTENK
- the rpmI gene encoding 50S ribosomal protein L35 yields the protein MPKIKTNRSAAKRFKVTGSGKIVRHHAKSAHIKTKKSPKLKRHLRASAIVRKCDEGRIRRMLVL
- the rplT gene encoding 50S ribosomal protein L20, producing the protein MPRSTNNPAAHRRRKKYLLAARGFFGRRGTIYRVARQTVERGLAFSFAHRKQKKRVFRRLWIVRINAACRINDMSYSRFINGLHKANIEINRKTLAHLAWHDSDAFAKLVEIAKGI
- the pheS gene encoding phenylalanine--tRNA ligase subunit alpha; this translates as MQSQLMELVARAKTDITACASPNDILNVRSQYLGKKSMLNGLFARLRELSAEERPAFGQLINDARVELEILIAERENQIKIQSWEKQSSALQMDITLPGIANERGGFHPLTIIRNRIDEVFLSMGFEIAEGLDIEDEFHNFDALNTPEDHPSRNLADTFYLDNGKLLRTQTSTVQIRVMESYPPPIRIISAGRCYRNDKPDPSHSPVFHQVEALVVDKGISMADLQDSLQAFANIMFGSKVRSRIRPHFFPFTEPSAEIDISCVSCQGTGCRICKHSGWLEMGGAGMVDPTVFTTVGIDPEIYSGFAFGLGIERIAMLKYNIPDMRILFENDIRMLRQFSGESS
- the pheT gene encoding phenylalanine--tRNA ligase subunit beta: MKISYRWLSQYIDLPESVDDLKRYLTFSGIEVEGIQTIPALPESVVSAKVVSAEKLEGSDHLIICKVDAGNGAEPYQVVCGAPNCQSGMIGILALPGTQLKDLLIKKTKLRGIESSGMLCSERELGISDNHAGIIELAEDTPIGISVNELYDFPDSIFELEITPNRSDLLGYFGIARDLSASMGKALKLPTLPDIPTEICETQGLKLILKEPELCPRYTARLIFNVTVCQSPLWLKSLLIKSGLRPINNIVDITNYVMLATGHPLHAFDYHTLAKMDETDPHPAIVVRKAFVNEPFAALDGKDYILEGDELVIADGEKASAIAGVVGGRVSAITDETTAIVLESAAFYPGSIRKTAFKHKISTDSSYRFERHLCDFTPPHAGAMATKLILELAGGEVINGLYDAYPKPWQPQYLALRPRRFEQIIGYKMPEEQILIYLEKLGLKFLQYGDFQAGLIPDPSTIYCFHGEEVKAGITQFSPRDECVHALYFSVPPYRVDLTREIDLIEELTRLDGYDKIPQKTPVSMIMDRHAYRIRKLIAAQFRDIGFFETVSYSFLDPEQLVQLGFDEEELKRDLIRLINPQSSNQSAMRISLIPQLLNTLNYNINHGERDLKLMEMAKLYIKKGDSHEEPFRLTALLTGKNASEHWNSKGENSGFYHVKGILESLFTALQLDDCQAHPAEKLAYLLPGESLDYYSGGIFCARMGRINPASTETFGIDTTTLKQDIWLIDADVENLIMLTRDLHHEFKSPPRYPAVVRDLSFLISNEVSWQDIQTAIKKVDPALIHGVGIFDEYRGKQVPEGFRSISIHLFMQDAEKTLTDERVDQLIVSTVKVLQDTWHIKMR
- the zapA gene encoding cell division protein ZapA; the protein is MKSVEVDIFGRRFRLRSLDPDETLQIASEIDKQLNELKDLYEQLDFTKLLLLLALQQQEKVLNLGRKNQELSADLERMNQMIGRIIGE
- the rny gene encoding ribonuclease Y, translating into MNIDLNTIIVAAIGAAGGFVLALIIYLIRRNNSFRLISQAKEIAEEIKTSAKKETEAARKSAILEAKDDWFKQKRTLEEEIKERQRELRAQEKKYSERLGSLDKRLDSQDKKENYLSEQERKLKTKEDEIASRSQDAERIISDQRKKLSEIAGLSREAAIQIMREELIGQARQVAANDAKLTIEQLKLDTNKKAADILSTAIQRMAADYVSETTVSVVSLPSDEMKGRIIGREGRNIRTFEKASGVDLIIDDTPEAVVLSCFDPVRREIARLALGKLISDGRIHPGRIEEVISKTGKEMEETLVKIGEKAVLETNIHNISPNLIKILGRLNYRTSYGQNVLQHSIEAAWICGILAAELGLDQEIARRAGMLHDIGKAVDHEFDGTHAIIGANLARKNGEGKLIVNAIEAHHEEVEATSVYAVLVQASDAISGARPGARREMLETYMQRLAKLEEIANSVNGVNKSYAIQAGRELRIIVEPGTIEDSQTSLLATEIAAQIEKEVQYPGQIKVTVIRETRQVAMAK
- a CDS encoding TIGR00282 family metallophosphoesterase, translating into MRVLFFGDIFGKSGRKAFLDGIGALKEEFQPDFVIVNGENIADGKGLTEHTLKPLLGAGVDAISGGNHLWDRAESHEYIRATPRIVKPLNYPDATPGNSYHIINKADKSLGLICLTGQMFMPPSDSPFAAFDKWYAQNSLPCVLLDFHAESTAEKRALGWHVDGRISAVVGTHTHIQTADEEILPGGTAYITDVGMTGPHDSVIGIKKSIILEKFTTCVPIRYEVSDRGLQINAVYIEIDEESGKSLCIKRIRHHSEYQSQG
- a CDS encoding bifunctional 5,10-methylenetetrahydrofolate dehydrogenase/5,10-methenyltetrahydrofolate cyclohydrolase; protein product: MEKILSGKPIASAIKTHIKTLCHELDIHPAMLLIQVGTDPASDYYVQSIVKNGEKLGLEISLTKLHVSVSQSELLAIIEAANQDPSIDGIMLQKPLPKHIDDIAAGMAIAPGKDIDSLNPGNLGKILLETDSLLPNTPAAVYATLKYYQVPVQGKHVVIIGRSSIVGKPLANMLLWKNSNANATVTVCHSKSENLSGITQSADILIAAIGKANFVSADMIKKDAILIDVGINEVFDASGKQSYVGDIDYNSCFCKALAITPVPGGIGVITSALLMYNLLKTRLIKLNQNKSIDDFLRIIFSDK